One Paraburkholderia aromaticivorans genomic region harbors:
- the fliF gene encoding flagellar basal-body MS-ring/collar protein FliF, which produces MDSSANSLINPDARMGLAGAQPGAGAAGAGQAGGAADLGGLGSNLGGNFGQRLSGLAQMRGNPRAPLIFAVALLVAVVAGLFLWSRAPDYKVLYSNLSDRDGGAIITALQAANIPYKFSDAGGAILVPGEQVHEMRLRLASQGLPKSGSVGFELMDNQKFGISQFAEQINYQRALEGELERTVESISSVKSARVHLAIPKPSVFVRDKEAPSASVLVNLYPGRALDEGQVMAITHMVSSAVPDMPVKGVTILDQDGNLLTQPSTGSGLDASQLKYRQQIERSTQQRIDAILSPLFGSGNAHSQVSADIDFSHSEQTSENYGPNGNPQQAAIRSQQSSTATEMSQGAASGVPGALSNQPPQPASAPINAPNGTSGVTTTPVSDRKDATTNYELDKTVRHLEQPMGGIKRLSVAVVVNYLRVVDGKGHATMQPVTADKLAQVNQLVKDAMGFDQARGDSVNVVNSPFSTEVDPNADLPWWRTPDMIALAKQIATYLGIGAVALFLYFVMVKPALRRAFPPPEPAAVAALASPDEPILLDGIPAAERMGANGSSVAELETDSELLALESSKHKYERNLEFARNIARQDPKIVATVVKNWVSDER; this is translated from the coding sequence ATGGATTCGTCAGCCAACTCTTTGATCAACCCCGACGCCCGCATGGGCCTCGCCGGCGCGCAGCCTGGCGCCGGTGCGGCCGGTGCCGGCCAGGCCGGCGGCGCAGCAGACCTCGGCGGCCTGGGAAGCAACCTCGGTGGCAACTTCGGTCAGCGCCTCTCAGGCCTCGCGCAAATGCGCGGCAACCCGCGCGCCCCGCTGATATTCGCGGTCGCGTTGCTGGTCGCCGTGGTGGCGGGGCTGTTCCTGTGGTCGCGGGCGCCGGACTACAAGGTGCTCTACAGCAACCTGTCGGACCGCGACGGCGGCGCCATCATCACGGCGCTGCAGGCGGCCAACATTCCCTATAAGTTCTCCGACGCCGGTGGCGCGATCCTCGTGCCAGGCGAACAGGTGCATGAAATGCGTCTGCGCCTCGCGTCGCAAGGCTTGCCCAAGAGCGGCTCGGTCGGCTTCGAACTGATGGACAACCAGAAGTTCGGCATCAGCCAGTTCGCCGAGCAGATCAACTATCAGCGCGCGCTGGAAGGCGAACTGGAGCGCACGGTCGAGTCGATTTCGTCGGTGAAGTCGGCGCGCGTGCATCTGGCGATTCCGAAGCCGTCCGTGTTCGTGCGCGACAAGGAAGCGCCGTCCGCTTCCGTGCTGGTCAACCTCTACCCCGGCCGCGCGCTCGACGAAGGCCAAGTGATGGCGATCACGCACATGGTGTCGTCGGCGGTGCCGGATATGCCGGTGAAGGGCGTGACCATTCTCGATCAGGACGGCAACCTGTTGACGCAGCCGTCCACCGGCAGCGGGCTCGACGCCTCGCAACTGAAGTACCGTCAGCAGATCGAGCGCAGCACCCAGCAGCGCATCGACGCGATCCTGTCGCCGCTGTTCGGCTCGGGCAACGCGCATTCGCAGGTTAGCGCCGACATCGACTTCTCGCACAGCGAGCAGACCTCGGAAAACTACGGCCCGAACGGCAACCCGCAACAGGCGGCGATCCGCAGCCAGCAATCGAGCACCGCCACCGAAATGTCGCAAGGCGCGGCCTCGGGCGTGCCGGGCGCGCTGTCGAACCAGCCGCCGCAGCCCGCGTCGGCGCCGATCAATGCGCCGAACGGCACGAGCGGCGTGACGACCACGCCGGTCAGCGACCGCAAGGACGCGACCACCAACTACGAACTCGACAAGACCGTGCGCCATCTCGAACAGCCAATGGGCGGCATCAAGCGTCTGTCGGTGGCGGTGGTGGTGAACTACCTGCGCGTGGTCGACGGCAAGGGCCACGCCACGATGCAGCCTGTTACCGCGGACAAGCTCGCGCAGGTCAACCAGTTGGTGAAGGACGCGATGGGCTTCGACCAGGCGCGCGGCGACTCGGTCAACGTGGTCAACAGCCCGTTCAGCACCGAAGTCGACCCGAACGCCGACCTGCCATGGTGGCGCACGCCGGACATGATCGCGCTCGCCAAGCAGATCGCCACGTATCTCGGCATCGGCGCGGTCGCCCTGTTCCTCTACTTCGTGATGGTGAAACCGGCGCTGCGCCGCGCCTTCCCGCCGCCGGAGCCGGCCGCCGTCGCGGCGCTGGCGTCGCCGGACGAGCCGATCCTGCTGGACGGCATTCCCGCCGCCGAGCGCATGGGTGCGAACGGCAGCTCGGTCGCCGAACTGGAAACCGACAGCGAACTGCTCGCCCTCGAAAGCTCCAAGCACAAATATGAGCGGAACCTGGAATTCGCGCGCAACATCGCGCGCCAGGATCCGAAGATCGTTGCAACCGTCGTGAAAAATTGGGTGTCCGATGAGCGCTGA
- the fliI gene encoding flagellar protein export ATPase FliI, which translates to MVKPTLEEIRASDLTPLERELALASFGAEAFAEEPAAVTPAAAAVAAIEAALRDPAHAHPATGAAASRDAAAASPASAAIAHAPYDPALDSNPHMQAWRGRLDALRARNAIAKPMRACGRLTRAAGLVLEAVGLRLSVGAEVMIELPQGSSLPMAEAEVVGFSGDKLFLMPTTEVIGLLPGARVFPLESAPIADPMAGAKRLPVGWELLGRVLDASGRPLDGLGPLGAHADAPLSSPVINPLNREPIHKVLDVGVRAINALLTVGRGQRMGLFAGSGVGKSVLLGTMARYTSAEVIVIGLIGERGREVKEFIEQILGEEGLARSVVIAAPADVSPLLRMQAASYSTSLAEYFRDQGKHVLLLMDSLTRYAMAQREIALAVGEPPATKGYPPSVFAKLPALVERTGNGPAGGGSITAFYTVLTEGDDQQDPIADSARAILDGHIVLSRSLAEAGHYPAIDIEASISRAMTALIDENHLDKTRMFKQMLSRYQRNRDLINVGAYSSGRDALLDRAIALYPRMEAFLQQGFRECANFEPSLEMLDALFAQGG; encoded by the coding sequence ATGGTGAAGCCGACGCTCGAAGAGATCCGCGCCAGCGACCTGACGCCGCTCGAACGCGAACTGGCGCTGGCGTCGTTCGGCGCCGAGGCGTTCGCGGAAGAACCGGCTGCGGTGACACCCGCCGCGGCTGCGGTCGCGGCCATCGAAGCCGCCTTGCGCGATCCGGCGCATGCCCATCCGGCGACGGGCGCCGCCGCGAGCCGCGATGCCGCTGCCGCAAGCCCTGCTTCCGCCGCGATCGCCCACGCCCCGTACGATCCCGCGCTCGACAGCAATCCGCACATGCAAGCGTGGCGCGGCCGCCTCGACGCACTGCGCGCGCGCAACGCGATCGCCAAGCCGATGCGCGCCTGCGGACGTCTCACGCGCGCGGCCGGTCTGGTGCTCGAAGCAGTGGGTCTGCGTCTCTCCGTGGGCGCCGAAGTGATGATCGAACTGCCGCAAGGCAGTTCACTGCCGATGGCCGAAGCCGAAGTGGTCGGCTTCTCCGGCGACAAGCTGTTTCTGATGCCGACCACCGAAGTGATCGGCTTGCTGCCCGGCGCACGTGTCTTTCCGCTCGAAAGCGCGCCGATCGCCGATCCGATGGCGGGCGCCAAACGTCTGCCGGTCGGTTGGGAATTGCTCGGCCGCGTGCTGGATGCCTCCGGCCGTCCGCTCGACGGACTCGGCCCGCTCGGCGCGCATGCCGACGCCCCACTGTCCTCGCCGGTCATCAATCCGCTGAACCGCGAACCGATTCACAAGGTGCTCGACGTCGGCGTGCGCGCGATCAACGCGCTGTTGACCGTCGGCCGTGGCCAGCGCATGGGGCTGTTCGCCGGTTCGGGCGTCGGTAAATCAGTGCTGCTCGGCACGATGGCGCGCTACACCAGCGCCGAAGTGATCGTGATCGGCCTGATCGGCGAACGCGGCCGCGAAGTGAAGGAATTCATCGAGCAGATTCTCGGCGAGGAAGGCCTGGCGCGCTCCGTGGTGATCGCCGCGCCCGCCGACGTCTCGCCGCTGCTGCGCATGCAGGCCGCATCGTATTCGACATCGCTTGCCGAGTATTTCCGCGACCAGGGCAAGCACGTGCTGCTGCTGATGGACTCGCTGACGCGCTACGCGATGGCGCAGCGCGAGATCGCCCTCGCCGTGGGCGAGCCGCCCGCCACCAAGGGCTATCCGCCTTCGGTGTTCGCCAAGCTGCCGGCGCTCGTCGAGCGGACCGGCAATGGCCCGGCGGGCGGCGGCTCGATCACCGCGTTCTATACGGTGCTGACTGAAGGCGACGACCAGCAGGACCCGATCGCCGACTCCGCGCGGGCGATTCTGGACGGCCACATCGTGCTGTCGCGCTCGCTGGCTGAGGCCGGTCACTATCCGGCCATCGACATCGAAGCGTCGATTAGCCGGGCAATGACCGCGCTGATCGACGAAAACCATCTGGACAAGACGCGTATGTTCAAGCAGATGCTGTCGCGCTATCAGCGCAACCGCGATTTGATCAACGTCGGCGCGTATTCGAGCGGGCGCGACGCGCTGCTCGACCGCGCCATCGCGCTGTATCCGCGGATGGAAGCATTTTTGCAGCAAGGTTTTCGCGAGTGCGCGAACTTTGAACCGAGT
- the fliG gene encoding flagellar motor switch protein FliG produces the protein MSAEGVTKSALLLMSIGEEEAAQVFKFLGPREVQKIGVAMAALKSVTREQVDEVLQEFVREAEQHTGMSLDSNEYIRSVLTKALGDDKAGAIIDRILQGSDTSGIEGLKWMDSAAVAELIKNEHPQIIATILVHLDRDQASEIVACFTERLRNDVLLRIATLDGIQPAALRELDDVLTGLLSGSDNLKRSPMGGIRTAAEILNFMSSNHEEGVIENVRQYDAELAQKIIDQMFVFENLLDLEDRAIQLLLKEVESEALIISLKGAPPALRQKFLSNMSQRAAELLAEDLDARGPVRVSEVETQQRRILQIVRNLAEGGQIVLGGKAEDAYV, from the coding sequence ATGAGCGCTGAAGGCGTAACGAAGAGCGCGCTCCTGCTGATGTCGATCGGCGAGGAAGAAGCCGCGCAGGTGTTCAAGTTCCTCGGGCCGCGCGAAGTCCAGAAGATCGGCGTCGCGATGGCCGCACTGAAGAGCGTGACCCGCGAGCAGGTCGACGAAGTCCTGCAGGAGTTCGTACGCGAGGCCGAGCAGCACACCGGCATGTCGCTGGATTCGAACGAGTACATCCGTTCGGTGCTGACCAAGGCGCTCGGCGACGACAAGGCCGGCGCGATCATCGACCGGATTCTGCAGGGCAGCGATACCAGCGGTATCGAAGGCCTCAAGTGGATGGATTCCGCGGCGGTCGCCGAGCTCATCAAGAACGAGCATCCGCAGATTATCGCGACCATCCTCGTTCACCTGGACCGCGATCAGGCGTCGGAAATCGTCGCCTGCTTCACGGAGCGGCTGCGCAACGACGTGCTGCTGCGGATCGCGACGCTCGACGGCATCCAGCCGGCCGCGCTGCGCGAACTCGACGACGTGCTGACCGGCCTCCTGTCCGGTAGCGACAATCTCAAGCGCAGCCCGATGGGCGGCATCCGCACGGCAGCGGAAATTCTCAACTTCATGTCGAGCAATCATGAAGAAGGCGTCATCGAGAACGTTCGCCAGTACGACGCGGAACTTGCGCAGAAGATCATTGATCAGATGTTTGTGTTCGAGAACCTGCTCGATCTGGAAGACCGCGCGATCCAGCTGCTGCTGAAGGAAGTCGAGTCCGAGGCGTTGATCATTTCGCTGAAGGGCGCGCCGCCCGCGCTGCGCCAGAAGTTCCTGTCGAACATGTCGCAGCGTGCGGCCGAACTGCTCGCCGAAGACCTCGACGCGCGCGGTCCGGTGCGCGTCTCCGAAGTCGAGACGCAGCAACGCCGCATCCTGCAGATCGTGCGCAACCTGGCCGAAGGCGGCCAGATCGTTCTAGGCGGCAAGGCCGAAGATGCATATGTCTGA
- the fliH gene encoding flagellar assembly protein FliH, translating into MHMSDQNSAAKERLSAYQRWEMASFDPVPPAPPEPEVDDGAFEAELERLRDAAHAQGIASGHVAGQALGYQAGYDQGHAQGFEQGQSEAREEAARLAALAETFKAALDGAQGAISETLVALALDIAQQVVRQHVQHDPTALIAAAREVLAAEPTLVGAPALIVSPADLPVVEAYLMEELQTRGWTVRTDPAVERGGCRAQANTGEVDAGIDTRWERVAAALGKVSTW; encoded by the coding sequence ATGCATATGTCTGATCAGAACTCCGCAGCGAAGGAACGCCTCTCGGCCTACCAGCGCTGGGAGATGGCCTCGTTCGATCCAGTGCCGCCGGCGCCGCCCGAACCCGAAGTCGACGACGGCGCGTTCGAGGCCGAACTCGAACGTCTGCGCGACGCCGCTCATGCACAGGGCATCGCGTCCGGCCACGTGGCCGGTCAGGCGCTCGGCTATCAAGCCGGTTACGACCAGGGCCACGCGCAGGGTTTCGAGCAAGGCCAGAGCGAAGCGCGTGAAGAAGCCGCGCGGCTCGCCGCATTGGCCGAAACCTTCAAGGCCGCGCTCGACGGCGCTCAGGGCGCGATTTCCGAGACGCTGGTCGCACTGGCGCTCGACATCGCGCAACAGGTGGTGCGCCAGCACGTGCAGCACGACCCGACCGCGCTGATCGCCGCCGCGCGTGAGGTGCTGGCCGCCGAGCCCACGCTGGTCGGCGCACCGGCCTTGATCGTGAGTCCCGCCGATCTGCCGGTCGTCGAAGCCTATCTGATGGAAGAACTGCAAACGCGCGGCTGGACCGTGCGTACCGATCCGGCAGTGGAACGCGGCGGTTGCCGCGCGCAAGCCAACACCGGCGAAGTGGATGCCGGCATCGACACGCGCTGGGAGCGCGTGGCTGCCGCACTCGGCAAGGTGAGCACATGGTGA